GGCGCGCTTTGCGGATTCCATGGCCACGCTTACGCCCGATGAGAAGACCGGATCAACAAAGCGTGCGGCATCGCCGACGAGCATCCAGCCGTTGCCGGCGAAGCTTTCCATCACGTAGCTGTAATTGCCTTCGCGAGTGAACTCGTGGAGCGGGCGCGCACGGGCCATTCGGCCGGCGAGCGACGGGTGGCTGGAAATCTGACGCGTGAAGAAGTCTTTGGCCAGCTCGCTTCCTTTTACAAAATCGCCACTTTGTGTGACGACACCGACGGATGTGACGCGGCCGTCAATCGGGATGAGCCAGGCCCAGGCACGCGGCATTGGCAGGACGTGAATACGAATGTAATCGGCGGTTTCGGTTGCACCCCGGGCCACGCCATCGAACCAGTTGTGAACCGCGAATTGATTGAACAGCGGGTCGTTGCGCTTCAGGCGCAGTTGCGAACCAAGCACCGTGCCGCGGCCGGAGGCATCCACCACGAGCCCGCAACGAAGCAGCTTTTCCCGGCCGTCCTGCCTGATGCGGACGCCGGTCGCGAAACCGTCGGCGCCGAACTCCACCCGCTCGACCCGCGCGCCTTGCAACACGCGTGAGCCTTTCGACGAAGCGTGTTTCAGCAGCAACTCGTCGAATCGCCCGCGGTCCACGTGATAAGTGTAATCCTGGGAGAGTCCAAGTTCGGGAATTTCGCGGAAACGAATCACGTGTTCTTTGGTGTCCGCCCAGTGGGTCCACACCGCGCCGTGTTTGTGGACGAACCGCGCCTGTTCCATCACGGGCAGGAAACCGATCTCCTGGAAAATTCGCGTCGTTGAACAAACCAATGATTCTCCAACGTGAGCGCGCGGATGAACGGCCTGGTCGAGAATCAGGTGCTTGATGCCGGCGGCGGAAAGGTAGGCACCGAGCGTCGAGCCCGCCGGGCCACCGCCGATGATGATCACGTCGGCGTCCGGCTGCGATGAGCCTGCCCCCGCGGACGCGACCGGGGCAGGCCCGGAAATCTCGTCGGGTCTGTCGCGGGTTGCTTCGTTGAAGTCGCCCGGATTCAGGTGTGAGTGGGTTCCGGCGTCGTTCGTGGCGTTACGCCCGAAGTGGAGGAGTTCCAGGATCTCACTGCGGAGACGGAGGAATTCGGGGCTGTTGCGTTGGCGCGGACGGTCGAGGCCGACGGCAATGATCTGTTCAATCCGGCCGGGGCCCGGAGTCATGATGACGATGCGGTCGCTCATGTAAATCGCTTCGTCGATGTCATGGGTGACCAGGAGCATGGTGGTGCGGCGGTCCTGCCACAGGCGGAGCACCTCATCCTGCATACGCATGCGTGTGAAAGCGTCGAGCGCGCCCAACGGCTCGTCGAGAAGAAGGATTTTGGGATGGTTGATCAGCGCCCGCGCCAGAGCCACCCGCTGGGCCATGCCGCCGGAAAGATGATGAGGGAAGGCATTGGCGAATGCTTCCAGACCCACCAGCCGCATGAACTCGTCCACTTCGTGGCGTTTCTGGTGGAGCACGCCGCGCGCGACCAGACCGGCCTGTATGTTGCGGCGGACGGTCAGCCAGGGAAAAAGGTTGGGATCCTGAAAGACCAGACCCCGTTCGGCACTGGGGCCGGTGATCGGTTCCGCGCCTACCCGAAGTTCTCCGGTGTTGGGCGAATCAAGACCTGCGATGAGGCGAAGCAAGGTGGATTTTCCGCAGCCACTGGGGCCGACGATTGAAATAAGTTCGCCCGCTTCAACAGAGAGAGAGACCGCGTCGAGCGCCTGCGTCCGGCCGTGCGCGCCGTGCGGCGAAGGAAAGTCCTTCCGCACGTCACGAATGTGCAGGGAAGATCCTTCGGTGGCGGCGTTTACCATTTGATCATTCCCTTCTGCCAAACCAGCACTCGGTCGCGCGCTTTGAACAGCAACGTCATGATGGTCGAGAAAAAGGCGGCCATGATGACCAGGGCGGCATAGACCTTTCCGTATTCCGCCCAACCCTGCGCCCAGGCCACGTACCAGCCCAGCCCGGATTTGACACCGACGGTCTCGGCCACGACGAGCGTCAGAAACGACGTGCCCAATCCCATGAACAAGCCGATGAAGATGTTCGGCATGGCGGCCGGAATCGCGACGCGAAAAATGAGGTATGCCTGCCGCGCGCCGAGAGTGCGCGCGACATCCAGGTAGGAGGCGCGCGTGTTGGAGATGCCGGACACGGTCAGCATCGTCACCGGGAACCACACCGCGAGTGCAATCAGCGCCACGGCGGAGAACATCGCCGAGGGAGAGAGCACCATTGCCAGCGGGATCCACGCAGTCGCGGGAATCGGGCCGACGATTTTCAACAAAGGCATCCCCCAATAGCGGACGTGTGCGAACCAGCCGATGCAGATGCCGGTGATCAGGGCGATGACCACTCCCAACGCGTAGCCCGAGAGCAGCAGCAGCAGTGAATGCCACGTGCTGTCGAACAGGGTCGCGCGATCATCCAGAAGACTTTGTAACACGCCGGCCGGGCCCGGAAAATAGGGCAGGGGAAGCAAACGGAAACCGGACGTTATCACCTCCCATAAGCACAGCAGTAAGATAGCGGCCGCAATGATCGGGCACATGCGTTTCATCCACTGGCGAAGCCCCGACCAAAACGGCTGTACCAGCGAAGCCGTGATGGCTGCAACGAGAATCAACCCAAGAAACACCGAGTAGGAGCGCGTTTCCGGAACCGGTTGTTTTGGTGAAACGCAGGCATGAGTCGCGAGCGCGACCAACGCCGTTACCGGCACGGCAAGCAGAATTCGGGCGCGCATCCCTGTTGTCACCGGGGAATCGGCGTCGCCAGACGCGCGCGGCTGCTGCGCGACAACAGGCGTCTGAACCGGCGGCTGGGTTTCTTGCATGGAAATATCTATTGAGTGGGTGGAGGCACAAGACAGGCCGAGCAGAACGGGTCAGAGGGGTCAAACTTCGCGTAGCTGCGAACATCCTCACGCAGCGAGGCCTGACCGCCGGGGACCTTTTCGACCTGAAGCGAGTTGAGCCATTCGTCCGTAACACCGTCCAGATGTGCGAACGCGCGCCGGGCCAGGTCATCCACATCGGTGGAGGGGCTGAGCATACCTGCGTTCTTCATTTCGGAGGACGCGAGTTTGACGGCGGTCTCGGCTCCGGAAACGCTCGGCACATAGCGCAGGTGTGAGATCGCAATCGTGTTCTGCTCGGAGTTCGAAGCGAGATATTTTTTTTCCACGGACAGCTTCGCCGCCGCCGCCGGGTTGGTTTCAACCCATTTGGCGGCCTTGAGCAGGGCTCGAGTGGCTGCGGCCGCCGCCTTTGGATTTTTCGCGAGAAATTTTCCGTTTACCAGCACGGCGCAACAATACTCGGTGCTGTAGGGCAGATCGGCCGCCTGGTCCGCGATGTTTCGGACCTTGCCCTGCGCGATGAGCATGCTGCCGATCGGCTCCGAGTCGGCCACCGCATCCACGTCTCCCTTGTCCAGGGCCAGTCCCAGTTCACCCGCTGGAAACACCAGCCAGGTGATTTCTTTGCCGGGATCTATTCCATTTGCTCCGAGCACGCGGTTGGCAAAGATGAACGGCGGTGTGCCCATTCCCGGCACCCCGATTTTTTTGCCGCGCAGATCTTTTATCGAGCGGATATTCCCGTTCAAGGGCGCCTGGACACGCAGGCACCCGCGATGAATGCCGCCGGTGAACTTCACGTCCAGTCCTTGCTCAATGGGTTTCAAAAAATACATGATCAGGTGATGGGTCACGTCGAACCCCCCAAGCGCAAGCACATCCTTGTAATTCGCCCACTCGCATTTGACGAGCGACACATCCAGCCCTTCCTCCTTGAAAAAGCCCTTTTCCACGGCGGTGAAAATGGGCGCTTCACACGTCAGGCCGATATAACCGACGCGAATCTTGGTCAGGCCGCCTTCCTTGGCGACAGGTTTTTTGCCGCACCCGGTCAGGAGCGCCATGCTGAACGCAGTCGCCACGATCAATCCGGTCGTTGGGCTGTTTCGCATCTCGGGGATGGGGTTGACGCTGATAATTTGTTAAACGATCTCGAGCGAGGTTTGGCGCAACATCGTGGTCCGCGTTCCGGAATTCCCCGGCCAAACCGATGCGTGCTTCGGGCTTCCGCCCGGACGCGGCGCCGCGACCGTGGAGGTTTCCGGCACCCCCGCCCGTGAGACAGTTTGTTCCTGTGCCATAAGGACTATTCAATAAGTGCCGTGCGATGATTTGTCATCAAAAAAGTATGTATGCGTATTATTTATCCCGGCCCTCCCGGCGCTCCGCCGACAATCAATCGGCGAACTGCAGCCGCGGATCGGTCTCCAGCAGCGCTTTCAAATTCGGCCATCGCGCCCCGTTCGTTTCATAAAGCGCGCGCCGATAAACGACGACGACATCCGCTGATTGGCGCCCGTGCACTGGTCGATGACGCCGCTTACGCCCGCTATTC
The sequence above is drawn from the Candidatus Angelobacter sp. genome and encodes:
- a CDS encoding NAD(P)/FAD-dependent oxidoreductase, which produces MIIIGGGPAGSTLGAYLSAAGIKHLILDQAVHPRAHVGESLVCSTTRIFQEIGFLPVMEQARFVHKHGAVWTHWADTKEHVIRFREIPELGLSQDYTYHVDRGRFDELLLKHASSKGSRVLQGARVERVEFGADGFATGVRIRQDGREKLLRCGLVVDASGRGTVLGSQLRLKRNDPLFNQFAVHNWFDGVARGATETADYIRIHVLPMPRAWAWLIPIDGRVTSVGVVTQSGDFVKGSELAKDFFTRQISSHPSLAGRMARARPLHEFTREGNYSYVMESFAGNGWMLVGDAARFVDPVFSSGVSVAMESAKRAAGAVIRALERGDVSAASFSDYEKSVRTGVDIWREFIRLYYQLPTLFLDLIGKPEARWQLTQLLQGDVYDRAAVPILRQMEEAIKVVADDPAHPWRPHLCTDLLPT
- a CDS encoding ABC transporter permease subunit, producing MQETQPPVQTPVVAQQPRASGDADSPVTTGMRARILLAVPVTALVALATHACVSPKQPVPETRSYSVFLGLILVAAITASLVQPFWSGLRQWMKRMCPIIAAAILLLCLWEVITSGFRLLPLPYFPGPAGVLQSLLDDRATLFDSTWHSLLLLLSGYALGVVIALITGICIGWFAHVRYWGMPLLKIVGPIPATAWIPLAMVLSPSAMFSAVALIALAVWFPVTMLTVSGISNTRASYLDVARTLGARQAYLIFRVAIPAAMPNIFIGLFMGLGTSFLTLVVAETVGVKSGLGWYVAWAQGWAEYGKVYAALVIMAAFFSTIMTLLFKARDRVLVWQKGMIKW
- a CDS encoding ABC transporter substrate-binding protein, coding for MRNSPTTGLIVATAFSMALLTGCGKKPVAKEGGLTKIRVGYIGLTCEAPIFTAVEKGFFKEEGLDVSLVKCEWANYKDVLALGGFDVTHHLIMYFLKPIEQGLDVKFTGGIHRGCLRVQAPLNGNIRSIKDLRGKKIGVPGMGTPPFIFANRVLGANGIDPGKEITWLVFPAGELGLALDKGDVDAVADSEPIGSMLIAQGKVRNIADQAADLPYSTEYCCAVLVNGKFLAKNPKAAAAATRALLKAAKWVETNPAAAAKLSVEKKYLASNSEQNTIAISHLRYVPSVSGAETAVKLASSEMKNAGMLSPSTDVDDLARRAFAHLDGVTDEWLNSLQVEKVPGGQASLREDVRSYAKFDPSDPFCSACLVPPPTQ